From a region of the Halobacteriovorax sp. HLS genome:
- a CDS encoding DNA-binding domain-containing protein codes for MSKNIELNEFANLILNRSASLEDIHIDKATRENLWVYRNNFLMGHIKHLKEVFPISCEILGDRNFNFFVAHYLDEYPPQSENLNNYGASLSIFFANREELKEINYISYLSKLEWAVFSQDISELELPRGVYSLWEAISNKEDCQQIIIDENEIERIKFE; via the coding sequence ATGAGTAAGAATATTGAACTCAATGAATTTGCAAACTTGATTTTAAACCGATCAGCTTCTTTGGAAGATATACACATTGATAAGGCAACCAGAGAAAATCTATGGGTTTATAGAAATAATTTTCTCATGGGACATATTAAACATTTAAAAGAAGTTTTTCCAATTAGCTGTGAAATTTTAGGAGATAGAAATTTTAATTTCTTCGTAGCTCATTACTTAGATGAATACCCTCCCCAAAGTGAAAATCTTAATAACTATGGAGCCTCTCTAAGTATCTTTTTTGCAAATAGGGAAGAACTAAAAGAAATCAATTATATCTCATATCTTTCTAAGCTAGAGTGGGCCGTTTTTAGTCAAGATATAAGTGAGTTAGAGCTTCCTCGCGGAGTGTACTCTTTATGGGAGGCGATTAGTAATAAAGAAGATTGTCAGCAAATTATTATAGATGAAAATGAAATAGAAAGAATTAAATTTGAATAA
- a CDS encoding DUF2282 domain-containing protein — MKKELLLSVAVAGLVTVSTTSNVEAAPKWAKSGDTIVKCRGIAKKGANDCGANGHDCANQAKVDNDPKEWVYVPQGVCEKLAGGVVYKSKKVN, encoded by the coding sequence ATGAAAAAAGAACTTTTATTATCAGTCGCAGTAGCAGGTCTAGTAACAGTATCAACTACAAGTAATGTAGAGGCCGCACCAAAGTGGGCAAAAAGTGGAGACACTATTGTAAAGTGTAGAGGAATTGCTAAAAAAGGTGCCAATGATTGTGGCGCAAACGGACATGACTGTGCCAATCAAGCGAAGGTTGATAATGATCCTAAAGAGTGGGTATATGTTCCACAAGGTGTTTGCGAAAAACTAGCTGGTGGAGTTGTTTATAAGTCTAAAAAAGTAAATTAA
- a CDS encoding MerR family transcriptional regulator encodes MSIYSISQVSKITEIPALTLRAWENRYQAVTPNRSTSGYREYTKSDIKKLRYLKALTTQGHSISKVANKSIKELEALIKEYEGHSYIINEKALNTLKESEIEKIVEGLLLALKEYRLEIITHELKKIKLNLRPKDLVFKVLSPLLQRVGQMVYDERLSISHEHALSSIIKFHIGQYIYSEYESSSGQRQKIALTTMEGELHEFGILLASLLCLEYDHEIIYLGPNLPPLALLETVKALDISTIIIGTHYSAKKSYSNNLTEYIRTITYNISKSQKLILGGPGRYNKDQFKNTKNLLPMESFIELDKYLAQL; translated from the coding sequence ATGTCTATATACTCGATATCCCAAGTGTCTAAAATTACAGAAATCCCAGCCCTTACACTAAGGGCCTGGGAAAACCGCTATCAAGCAGTAACACCTAATAGGTCGACTTCTGGATACAGAGAATATACTAAGTCAGATATCAAGAAGCTTCGTTATCTAAAGGCCCTTACAACACAAGGCCATTCAATTAGTAAGGTCGCTAATAAATCTATTAAAGAGTTAGAGGCACTCATTAAAGAATATGAAGGCCATTCTTACATAATCAATGAAAAGGCACTGAATACCTTAAAAGAATCTGAGATAGAAAAAATAGTAGAAGGACTTCTTTTAGCACTTAAAGAATATAGACTTGAAATTATTACTCATGAGTTAAAGAAAATAAAATTAAACCTACGTCCAAAAGATTTGGTCTTTAAAGTACTATCTCCTCTATTACAAAGAGTCGGTCAGATGGTTTATGATGAACGACTGAGTATTTCTCACGAGCATGCTCTATCAAGTATAATAAAGTTTCACATTGGTCAGTATATCTATAGTGAGTATGAATCATCATCGGGGCAGAGGCAGAAAATTGCACTAACAACAATGGAGGGAGAATTACATGAATTTGGAATTCTACTCGCAAGTCTTTTATGCCTTGAATATGATCACGAAATAATTTATCTTGGACCTAATCTACCTCCCCTTGCTTTATTAGAAACAGTGAAGGCATTAGATATTAGTACTATTATTATTGGAACTCATTATTCAGCAAAGAAAAGTTACTCTAATAACCTGACAGAATATATTCGTACGATTACATATAATATTAGTAAGTCTCAGAAGTTGATACTTGGAGGTCCAGGTAGATATAACAAAGATCAATTTAAAAATACAAAGAACTTATTGCCAATGGAAAGTTTCATTGAGCTAGATAAGTATCTAGCCCAACTGTAA
- a CDS encoding RNA polymerase sigma factor: MGNPFSHLDDKKLMELYQADESQAFQVLYERHQSKVYTYLYKRLSDTNSINDIFQNTFLKFHKVRFKYDPKYEVLQWIYTITRNEFLDYVKKKKVETTELQEELLILEEESSEKIDINLENASLSSNEKKAIDLRYFSDNEFEEISILLNTSSSNVRKIISRGIGKLRKKYLAGDSNE; the protein is encoded by the coding sequence ATGGGCAACCCATTTTCACATTTAGATGACAAGAAATTGATGGAACTTTATCAAGCAGATGAGTCTCAAGCTTTTCAAGTTCTATATGAAAGACATCAATCCAAAGTCTATACTTATTTATATAAGCGTCTATCCGATACAAACTCCATAAATGATATCTTTCAAAATACCTTTTTGAAGTTTCACAAAGTAAGATTCAAGTACGACCCTAAATATGAAGTTCTTCAATGGATTTATACAATAACTAGGAATGAGTTCCTAGACTACGTCAAAAAGAAGAAGGTTGAAACGACTGAACTTCAAGAAGAACTTCTCATCCTAGAGGAAGAGAGTTCTGAGAAAATCGATATAAATCTAGAAAATGCTTCTTTAAGCTCTAATGAAAAAAAAGCAATAGATCTTAGATACTTTTCTGATAATGAGTTTGAGGAGATTTCAATTTTACTCAATACGAGTAGCTCGAATGTAAGAAAAATCATCTCTAGAGGCATAGGCAAACTCAGAAAGAAGTATCTAGCAGGAGATTCAAATGAATAA
- a CDS encoding serine hydrolase, whose protein sequence is MLEYAFDTKAGYKTDGLVVIHKGHIVVENYANGYNRESLHLLWSISKSVTSLLTGILIKEGRVSLDDKISEYYPGLGEVSVKNLLQMSSGIAWNEGYENNPLDSNVIQMLYTSGHKDMASYTSKVKIGSPPNTTFKYSSGETNLLMGFIKNRIAHSDNYANLPWEKIFTPLGISEAVWERDLSGTFVGSSYLYLRPLDLAKIGQLYLQNGSFNDNEIISSKWVNFSRSMAPAFEQTYLEGTANGESYGAMWWLNLPSLSKKTTRPYPSAPKDLYMALGHHGQMLAIIPSLDLIVVRTAEDKSQALDKDYLFKLLINSLEK, encoded by the coding sequence TTGTTAGAATACGCCTTTGATACTAAAGCAGGATATAAAACTGACGGGCTTGTTGTTATTCATAAAGGACATATTGTCGTAGAAAATTACGCAAACGGCTATAATAGAGAATCTCTTCACCTACTTTGGTCTATAAGTAAGAGCGTAACGAGTTTGCTAACAGGTATTTTAATCAAAGAGGGAAGAGTTTCTTTAGATGACAAAATATCTGAATATTATCCTGGTCTGGGTGAAGTATCTGTTAAAAACCTTCTTCAGATGAGTTCTGGTATTGCATGGAATGAGGGGTATGAGAATAATCCACTTGATAGTAATGTTATTCAAATGCTCTATACGTCTGGTCACAAAGATATGGCCAGCTACACCTCTAAAGTCAAAATTGGATCTCCTCCTAATACCACTTTCAAATATTCTTCAGGAGAAACAAATTTATTAATGGGTTTTATTAAAAATAGAATCGCCCATTCTGATAATTACGCTAATCTTCCATGGGAGAAAATATTCACACCTCTAGGCATTAGTGAAGCCGTTTGGGAGAGGGATCTAAGTGGAACATTTGTTGGTAGTTCTTACCTCTATTTAAGACCCTTGGATCTTGCAAAGATTGGTCAGCTCTATCTACAAAATGGAAGCTTTAATGACAATGAAATTATTAGTTCCAAATGGGTTAACTTTTCACGCTCAATGGCCCCTGCTTTTGAGCAGACTTATCTAGAGGGTACAGCAAATGGGGAAAGTTACGGTGCAATGTGGTGGTTGAATCTACCTAGTCTTTCAAAGAAAACTACTCGTCCGTATCCAAGTGCTCCTAAAGACCTCTATATGGCATTAGGGCATCATGGACAAATGTTGGCGATTATACCTTCTCTTGATCTTATTGTTGTCAGAACTGCAGAAGATAAGTCACAGGCCTTAGATAAGGACTATCTTTTTAAACTCTTAATTAATTCATTGGAAAAATAG
- a CDS encoding DUF692 domain-containing protein, which translates to MSDKIRGVGLNLRLEFIDEFLDRSPSVDFVEVIVDNYHSHGPHHEKLLKVRENYEISFHCVGMNLAGEDDLNISYLNTVKKLMHKFDPFLISDHLCFQKNKNICFHDLLPFPLTKEYLDHVTERVARVQEVIGKSLLIENLSYYVEFNNSEMSEYEFLNELSRRAGSKILLDFNNIWVNEKNLAKSSREYLENINWNLVGECHFAGAEKIDDLYVDTHGTNIDNEVLLLASEYSKELKNTPLVYERDNNIPALDELLGQRNRLIESLQ; encoded by the coding sequence ATGTCTGACAAAATTAGAGGTGTAGGTTTAAACCTACGCCTCGAGTTTATTGATGAGTTTTTAGATCGCTCTCCAAGTGTTGATTTTGTTGAAGTCATTGTAGACAATTATCACTCACATGGACCTCATCATGAGAAATTATTAAAGGTAAGAGAGAACTATGAAATTTCTTTTCACTGTGTTGGGATGAATCTCGCAGGAGAGGATGATTTAAATATCTCTTATCTAAACACTGTAAAAAAACTTATGCATAAGTTTGATCCTTTTTTGATTTCAGATCATTTATGCTTTCAAAAGAATAAGAATATTTGTTTTCATGATTTACTCCCTTTCCCACTTACAAAGGAGTATTTAGATCATGTCACTGAAAGAGTAGCAAGAGTACAAGAAGTCATTGGGAAGTCTCTTCTTATAGAGAACCTGTCATATTATGTTGAATTTAATAATAGTGAAATGAGTGAGTATGAGTTTTTAAATGAGCTTAGTCGTAGAGCAGGCTCAAAAATCCTTTTGGATTTTAATAATATATGGGTTAATGAAAAGAACCTGGCCAAAAGTAGTAGAGAATATTTAGAAAATATAAATTGGAATCTTGTTGGAGAATGCCATTTTGCTGGGGCTGAAAAGATTGATGATCTCTATGTTGATACACATGGAACAAATATTGATAATGAGGTTTTACTTCTTGCGAGTGAGTATAGTAAAGAGCTAAAAAACACTCCTCTTGTCTATGAAAGAGATAATAATATACCGGCCCTTGATGAATTACTCGGCCAGAGAAATCGTCTTATAGAGAGTTTACAATGA
- a CDS encoding GNAT family N-acetyltransferase, whose amino-acid sequence MNIHFVEVDISNKAHLEALLVKENDESIRHLIIPKNEKINEPIRTEEQLVHYYQSSSEYQFFYLIKVDEKIVGDISLMINPSHLLKKDQESGWIGIAIWDRDFWGKDIASRAMDFLEELTKDVGLRRMELGVFEFNIRAKKFYEKCGFKQFSRIPKFTKWDDKFWDDIRMEKVLED is encoded by the coding sequence GTGAATATTCATTTTGTTGAAGTCGACATTAGTAATAAAGCACATCTAGAAGCTTTACTCGTAAAAGAAAATGATGAAAGTATTCGACATCTCATAATTCCAAAAAATGAAAAAATTAATGAACCTATAAGAACAGAAGAACAATTGGTGCACTATTACCAAAGTTCTTCTGAATACCAGTTTTTTTATCTCATTAAAGTTGATGAAAAAATTGTGGGAGATATTTCTTTAATGATTAACCCTTCTCATCTATTAAAGAAAGATCAGGAAAGTGGGTGGATCGGAATCGCAATTTGGGATAGGGACTTTTGGGGAAAAGATATTGCAAGCAGGGCAATGGATTTCTTAGAAGAGCTTACTAAAGATGTCGGTTTGCGTAGAATGGAGTTAGGTGTTTTTGAATTTAATATTCGAGCAAAGAAATTCTATGAAAAGTGTGGCTTTAAGCAGTTTTCTAGAATTCCAAAATTTACAAAATGGGATGACAAGTTTTGGGATGATATTAGAATGGAGAAGGTTTTAGAGGATTAG
- a CDS encoding YceI family protein: MKKLILSLLLAITFSAQAKSEKWIIDTAHSKVGFEISHLVIATVEGKFTQFSGDIFFDARDKGNAKSSLKIKTSIDASTIDTGNEKRDQHLKSGDFFDVKKFPKVTFVSTRVASKDNRNLKIEGDLTMAGVTKKVTLDTTYLGAVEAYDVKRIAFKATTTIKREDFGLKWNDVVEAGPVVGSEVTIELRIQAKRAADL, from the coding sequence ATGAAAAAACTAATATTATCACTATTACTAGCAATTACTTTTAGCGCCCAAGCAAAGTCTGAAAAATGGATTATTGATACTGCTCATTCCAAGGTCGGCTTTGAAATTAGCCACCTTGTTATAGCTACTGTAGAAGGAAAGTTTACGCAATTTTCTGGAGATATTTTCTTTGATGCTAGGGATAAAGGTAACGCTAAGAGCTCGTTGAAAATTAAAACATCTATCGATGCTTCGACAATTGATACGGGTAATGAAAAGAGGGATCAACACTTAAAAAGTGGAGACTTCTTTGATGTCAAAAAATTTCCAAAAGTAACCTTTGTTTCTACAAGAGTCGCTTCAAAGGATAATAGAAATTTAAAAATTGAAGGTGATCTAACGATGGCCGGTGTAACAAAGAAGGTAACTCTCGATACTACTTATCTTGGAGCTGTTGAAGCTTATGATGTAAAGAGAATTGCTTTTAAAGCAACCACAACAATAAAAAGAGAGGATTTTGGGCTGAAGTGGAATGATGTTGTTGAGGCCGGTCCTGTAGTAGGCTCAGAAGTTACAATTGAATTAAGAATTCAAGCAAAAAGAGCTGCTGATCTCTAG
- a CDS encoding lipocalin family protein, with protein MKFMLLLLLSLSFSVNAKVETVEKVELDRYLGKWYEIASYPQWFQKDCTAVSAEYSLKKSGNIRVINSCRKFSPDGELKIAKGTARVKDKETGAKLSVQFFLPFIRIPFLEGKYWVIMLDEQDYQYSVVSDPKMETLWILSRTKVMDEYLYQTILDELKYKGYDLSKLKKMVH; from the coding sequence ATGAAATTTATGTTGTTGTTATTGTTATCGTTAAGTTTCAGCGTTAATGCTAAAGTTGAAACAGTTGAGAAAGTGGAGTTAGATAGATACCTAGGTAAATGGTATGAAATAGCATCTTATCCGCAATGGTTTCAAAAGGATTGCACAGCTGTTTCTGCTGAATACTCTTTAAAAAAGAGTGGGAATATTAGAGTTATAAACTCTTGTCGAAAATTTAGCCCAGATGGTGAACTTAAAATTGCTAAGGGAACAGCAAGGGTAAAGGATAAGGAAACAGGAGCGAAGCTATCAGTTCAGTTTTTCTTACCATTTATCAGAATACCTTTTCTTGAAGGAAAGTATTGGGTAATAATGCTTGATGAGCAAGACTACCAATACTCAGTTGTAAGTGACCCAAAAATGGAGACTCTATGGATTCTCTCTAGAACTAAGGTTATGGATGAATATCTTTACCAGACGATTTTAGACGAGCTAAAGTATAAGGGTTATGATCTTTCTAAATTAAAGAAAATGGTTCACTAA
- a CDS encoding DUF523 and DUF1722 domain-containing protein, with amino-acid sequence MKDKPKIGISSCLLGNNVRYNKGHTRDSWIVNELGKYVDFYPICPEVEMGLGVPREEIYLNYEGKNKNSIKIRGRKSHLDYTDLANETYKSIAPPMALSELDGFIFMRKSPSCGTDNVKTVEVSGDGPVTFNTGLFAKFVIDFFPNLPYIDSGRMNNSQLRENFMKRVFASFRFKNLNRDIASLQDFHKRYKYILMEHSPANLKTLGNLAAGNDMKDIELHFDQYEKIFQKSLEAPPTQGGRFNVLQHIMGYLKRDLSKEEKVHILNLFEDYKKNYHLHAVPKSLFEFFIAKFNVTYLQDHYYFNPYPKELKIHQSIA; translated from the coding sequence ATGAAAGATAAACCAAAAATTGGAATTAGCTCCTGCCTACTTGGCAATAATGTACGTTACAACAAAGGTCATACTAGAGACTCATGGATTGTGAATGAGTTAGGAAAGTATGTGGACTTCTATCCTATTTGCCCTGAGGTAGAGATGGGTCTTGGAGTACCTAGAGAAGAGATATATCTCAACTATGAAGGTAAAAATAAGAATAGCATCAAAATTCGAGGAAGAAAGAGCCATCTAGATTATACTGATTTGGCAAATGAGACCTATAAGTCAATTGCACCGCCCATGGCCTTAAGTGAATTAGATGGCTTTATCTTTATGAGAAAATCTCCTAGTTGTGGAACTGACAATGTAAAAACGGTTGAAGTAAGCGGTGATGGTCCCGTGACTTTTAATACAGGCTTATTTGCAAAGTTCGTTATCGATTTCTTCCCCAATCTTCCTTATATAGACAGTGGGAGAATGAATAATTCGCAATTAAGAGAGAACTTCATGAAGCGAGTATTTGCCTCATTCAGATTCAAGAACTTAAATAGAGATATTGCTTCTCTCCAAGACTTTCATAAAAGGTATAAGTATATCTTGATGGAGCACTCTCCAGCAAATTTAAAGACGCTAGGTAATCTCGCAGCAGGAAATGACATGAAAGATATTGAGTTACACTTTGACCAATACGAAAAAATCTTTCAAAAAAGCCTTGAAGCTCCTCCTACTCAAGGAGGTAGATTTAATGTTCTTCAACATATTATGGGCTATTTAAAAAGAGATTTATCTAAAGAAGAAAAAGTTCATATATTAAATCTCTTTGAAGACTATAAGAAAAATTATCATTTGCATGCCGTTCCAAAGAGTCTTTTTGAATTCTTTATTGCTAAATTTAATGTTACTTACCTACAAGATCACTACTACTTTAATCCTTATCCAAAAGAACTTAAAATTCACCAAAGTATCGCATAA
- a CDS encoding TerB family tellurite resistance protein, with amino-acid sequence MSQLKNEISDSKFNMWRACLAIISIDGRHSEEEKLWLSERARIVKFSKEQLETLERELKKPVDIESILPLITDKKDLAFLMHQIRVIGNIDGLYDEDEKAAFKKVESIVMKGIDLTSIEKEVQKMEDESYHEDVVYKSGNSASYLENWFLGFKKWINPGDYKEP; translated from the coding sequence ATGTCTCAATTAAAGAATGAAATTAGCGATAGTAAGTTTAATATGTGGCGAGCATGTCTTGCAATTATTTCAATTGATGGAAGACATTCTGAGGAAGAGAAACTATGGCTTTCTGAGCGAGCTCGCATTGTTAAGTTTTCAAAAGAGCAACTTGAGACTTTGGAAAGAGAGTTGAAAAAGCCTGTCGATATAGAGAGCATACTACCTCTTATTACAGATAAGAAAGATCTCGCTTTTTTAATGCATCAAATTCGTGTGATTGGAAATATTGATGGGCTCTATGATGAAGATGAGAAAGCTGCCTTCAAAAAAGTTGAGTCTATTGTGATGAAGGGAATAGATCTTACTTCAATTGAAAAAGAAGTCCAAAAGATGGAAGACGAATCTTACCACGAGGATGTAGTTTATAAGTCCGGAAACTCGGCCTCTTATTTAGAGAACTGGTTCTTAGGATTTAAAAAGTGGATAAATCCTGGGGACTATAAAGAGCCTTAG
- a CDS encoding NADP-dependent isocitrate dehydrogenase, producing MSKIIYTKTDEAPALATESLLPIVKAFTSTANINVETKDISLAARIISSFPENLTTEQKMSDALSELGELAKTPEANIVKLPNISASLPQLNEAISELQSQGYKIPNYPENPSNDEQKDIKARYAKVLGSAVNPVLREGNSDRRVAGPVKTYAKNNPHSMGQWKSDSKSHVSHMSENDFFGSEQSYVMPSAGNVRIEFTSQDGKTTVLKEKTELTSGEVIDSSVMNKNSLRAFLSEQVEDAKKQDVLYSIHMKATMMKVSDPIIFGHAVSTFFADVFEKYASEFKEIGVNPNNGLGDVYSKLSSLDAAKKSEIEAALKAALDNGPAMAMVDSDKGITNLHVPSDVIIDASMPAAIRTSGQMWGPDGKLKDTKFIIPDRCYAGIYKETVEFCKKNGAFDPKTMGNVANVGLMAKKAEEYGSHDKTFEMSANGVVKVIDESGKTLMEHNVESGDIFRMCQTKDVAIKDWVKLGVNRAKATGNPAIFWLSKDRAHDASLIEKVNTYLKDHDTTGLEIKILSPEDAIKYTLDRVKSGTDTISVTGNVLRDYLTDLFPILELGTSAKMLSIVPLLAGGGLFETGAGGSAPKHVQQFVEENHLRWDSLGEFLALAVSIEDLGQKTNNSKALVLAKALDKANDKFLATDKSPSRKVGELDNRGSHFYLAMYWAQAMAEQTEDQALKDIFTPVATKLTENESKIVEELNSAQGVKIDMGGYYHSDVAKVSLAMRPSETFNSILASL from the coding sequence ATGTCTAAAATCATTTATACAAAAACTGATGAAGCACCAGCATTAGCAACAGAATCTTTACTTCCTATTGTTAAAGCATTTACATCTACTGCCAATATCAATGTAGAGACAAAAGATATCTCTCTTGCTGCAAGGATTATCTCAAGCTTTCCTGAGAATTTAACTACTGAGCAAAAAATGTCTGATGCTCTAAGTGAGCTAGGAGAACTTGCAAAAACTCCTGAAGCAAATATAGTGAAGCTTCCAAATATTTCGGCATCTCTACCTCAACTAAACGAGGCCATCTCTGAATTACAATCTCAAGGATATAAAATACCTAATTACCCTGAAAACCCTAGCAATGATGAGCAGAAAGATATCAAAGCTAGATATGCAAAAGTTCTAGGTTCTGCTGTAAATCCTGTTCTTAGAGAGGGGAACTCTGATAGAAGAGTTGCTGGACCAGTTAAAACATATGCAAAGAATAATCCTCACTCTATGGGGCAGTGGAAGAGTGACTCTAAGTCGCACGTTTCACATATGAGCGAAAATGACTTCTTTGGATCTGAACAATCATATGTGATGCCAAGTGCTGGGAACGTAAGAATTGAATTTACTTCGCAGGATGGAAAAACAACGGTTTTAAAAGAAAAAACAGAGCTAACGAGTGGTGAAGTTATTGATTCATCTGTCATGAATAAGAACTCTCTTAGAGCATTTCTAAGTGAACAAGTTGAAGATGCTAAGAAGCAAGACGTTCTTTATTCGATACATATGAAAGCAACAATGATGAAAGTGTCTGACCCAATTATTTTTGGTCACGCAGTTAGTACTTTCTTTGCTGATGTATTTGAAAAATATGCCTCAGAGTTTAAAGAGATTGGAGTTAATCCGAATAATGGTCTTGGAGATGTTTATAGTAAATTAAGCTCGCTTGATGCTGCTAAGAAGTCTGAGATTGAAGCGGCTCTTAAGGCCGCTCTTGATAATGGTCCTGCCATGGCAATGGTTGATTCTGATAAGGGGATTACTAACCTTCACGTACCAAGTGATGTTATTATTGATGCTTCTATGCCGGCTGCTATTAGAACTTCTGGTCAAATGTGGGGACCTGATGGAAAACTAAAAGACACTAAGTTTATTATACCGGATCGTTGTTATGCTGGGATCTATAAAGAAACAGTTGAGTTCTGCAAGAAGAATGGAGCATTTGATCCTAAGACAATGGGGAATGTTGCAAATGTTGGTTTAATGGCCAAGAAAGCAGAAGAGTATGGTTCTCACGATAAGACTTTTGAAATGAGCGCTAATGGTGTTGTTAAAGTGATTGATGAATCAGGTAAAACTTTGATGGAACATAATGTAGAGTCTGGAGATATTTTCAGAATGTGCCAGACAAAAGATGTTGCAATCAAGGATTGGGTTAAGCTTGGTGTGAATCGTGCTAAAGCAACTGGAAATCCAGCTATCTTCTGGCTTTCTAAAGATAGGGCCCATGATGCTAGCCTTATTGAGAAAGTTAATACTTACTTAAAAGACCACGACACTACTGGACTAGAGATTAAAATTCTTTCTCCAGAAGATGCAATTAAATATACTCTCGATAGAGTAAAGTCCGGGACTGATACTATCTCTGTCACTGGAAATGTTTTAAGAGACTATCTAACTGACTTATTTCCAATTTTAGAGCTTGGAACTTCTGCCAAGATGTTATCAATTGTTCCATTACTTGCTGGTGGTGGTTTATTTGAAACAGGTGCCGGTGGATCAGCTCCTAAGCATGTTCAACAATTTGTTGAAGAAAATCATTTAAGATGGGATTCTCTAGGAGAGTTCCTTGCTCTGGCCGTTTCAATTGAAGACCTTGGGCAAAAAACAAATAACTCTAAAGCACTGGTTTTGGCCAAGGCGCTTGATAAAGCTAATGATAAGTTTCTTGCAACAGATAAGTCTCCTTCTAGAAAAGTAGGAGAACTTGATAATAGAGGTTCTCACTTCTATCTTGCAATGTACTGGGCGCAGGCAATGGCAGAGCAAACTGAGGATCAAGCTTTAAAAGATATCTTTACTCCAGTTGCTACGAAGTTAACTGAGAATGAATCTAAAATTGTAGAAGAGCTTAATTCTGCTCAAGGTGTTAAGATCGATATGGGTGGCTACTACCATAGTGACGTTGCAAAAGTTTCTCTGGCCATGAGACCAAGTGAAACTTTTAATTCTATTCTAGCTTCTTTATAA
- a CDS encoding TIGR01777 family oxidoreductase encodes MNILITGASGFVGSSLIDQLTRLGKYKIRVLTTGSKSNFDESIEVFNWNVSTGYIEQGALDGVDSIIHLAGAGIADARWTQERKKLILDSRVMGTQLLLNEIKENSLKLKSFVTASAIGIYGSCGSEVLNELSERGSGYLSDVCSKWEESLLASDLGDTRKVALRTGIVLGDGGALAKMKMPFYLGAGGRLGSGKQYMSWIHINDLCRMYIEAIENDDIEGVLNATAPTPVTNSEFTNIFGKLIKRPTFIPVPSLSLKILFGEMSEILLEGQNVEPQKFLEKGFVFKYPDLESALKNALNIKSKLKEVWAVF; translated from the coding sequence ATGAATATTTTAATTACTGGTGCTAGCGGTTTTGTAGGTTCAAGTTTAATCGATCAATTAACCAGACTAGGAAAATATAAGATACGAGTTCTGACAACAGGATCTAAGAGTAATTTTGATGAATCAATTGAGGTCTTTAATTGGAATGTGTCCACTGGGTATATTGAACAGGGAGCTCTAGATGGAGTTGATTCGATTATTCACCTAGCTGGTGCAGGAATCGCTGATGCCAGATGGACGCAAGAGCGTAAGAAGTTAATTTTGGACTCAAGAGTTATGGGGACACAATTACTACTCAATGAAATAAAAGAAAATTCACTAAAGCTTAAATCCTTTGTAACAGCTTCGGCCATCGGTATTTATGGAAGTTGTGGAAGTGAAGTCTTAAATGAACTCTCAGAAAGAGGTAGTGGTTATTTAAGTGATGTATGCTCAAAATGGGAAGAATCATTACTCGCTAGCGATCTTGGTGATACTAGAAAAGTGGCCTTAAGAACAGGAATTGTTTTAGGCGATGGTGGAGCTTTGGCCAAGATGAAAATGCCCTTCTATCTAGGAGCAGGTGGGCGCCTTGGAAGTGGTAAGCAGTATATGAGTTGGATACATATCAATGACCTTTGTCGTATGTATATTGAGGCAATTGAAAATGACGACATTGAGGGAGTCTTGAATGCAACTGCACCAACACCTGTGACTAATAGTGAGTTCACTAATATCTTTGGAAAACTTATTAAAAGGCCGACTTTTATACCTGTTCCGTCTCTTTCTTTGAAAATTTTATTTGGTGAAATGAGTGAGATTCTACTAGAGGGACAAAATGTAGAGCCTCAGAAGTTTTTAGAAAAAGGGTTTGTCTTTAAATATCCAGATCTTGAAAGTGCACTGAAGAATGCATTAAATATAAAATCGAAGCTCAAAGAAGTTTGGGCTGTTTTTTAG